The genomic interval TGCATAGCCACCTTCTCTGGCTCGGGCTCGCCTGCCATATTTTGGGCTTTGATACATTGTTTATGCAGTTCTGGAGGATAAGGGAGCCAATAATGTGGATGGCGGAGAGGATAACCGGGAATAGAAAGAATTACGGTATGAATCTCGTGGGAGGCACAAGAAGGAACATACCGGAGGAAATAAGAGAAGAGCTTTTGAGGGTAATTGACAAAACTGAAGAAGAGACTTTGGAGCTCTCAAAGACCCTCCTGAACGATAGCGCCTTCATAGTACGGACGAAAGAGGTGGGAATTCTAACACCCGAGGAGGTAAGGCTAACGGGAGCGATTGGACCTACAGCTCGTGCCTCAGGGGTTGATATAGATGTGAGGAGAGATTTCCCCTACGCGGCTTATCCCTATTTGAAATTTGATGTGATAGTGCTCAATGGATGTGATGTCCTCTCAAGGGCATTGGTACGAGTTTATGAGACGATTGAGTCCTTGAAGATGATGCGGCAGATATTGAAGGAGCTTCCCGACGGTCCGACGATGGTCAAAATAGAGGAGGAACTGCCTCCTTATAGGGAATTTATGTCCGCAACGGAATCGCCACGAGGCGAGGATTTTCACTATGTTATGCTGGGAGAGAATAATCGCCCTTATAGATGGAAGGTAAGGGCTCCTTCCTATATGAATATTCCCTCGGTCTTTTGGATGTTCAAGCCCGGGACTACGATAGCGGATGCTCCCATAACGATAGGTAGTGTTGACCCCTGCGTATCCTGCACCGAGAGGTTTGAGATAATTGACCGCTCAACTGGGGAAAGCAAGTTCCTCTCCCAGAAGGAGATGTACGAGATATCCCGCCGAGGAGGGAGAAAGTGATGAATTATTTACAAGCGGGGATAGTCACCATTCTCTGCATTCTCTCTGCTCCCTTGTTTGATGGTATAATGAGGAAATGGAGGGCGAGGATTCATTCCCGGATGGGACCTCCCATCCACCAAACTTATCTTGATTTATTGAAGCTCTTCGGGAAGGAGGACATAACGAGGTCTCCCTTAGCTGTCCTTTATATCGCTTGCATAGCAACCGCGACATTTGTCCTTGCATTAAGAGGGGATATAATCACTTTCATTTATCTTCTCACTGCCTCTTCAATTTGTCTGGTTCTCTATTCCCTTCTTATGGGAAATCCTTTTGCCGTCGCAGGTGGAAGTAGAGAGGTAATGATGTTCGTTATAGTGGAACCCGTTATGGCTGCTGCCTTTTTATCCTATGCTATAAAGGCTCAGAGCTTCCTCATATCCCATATCATTGCTTGGAGCAATGTTTACGGAATAAATATCTCAAGCATTTTCGCCATCATAGCGATGTTGCTCGCTATGCAGGCGCAAATGGGGAAACTTCCTTTTGATTTGGCTGAAGCTGAGCAGGAACTTGTTGGAGGAGTTTTTATGGAGGCGTCCGGCTCAACCTTAGCTCTCTTTAAATGGGGATTAGCCCTCCGCCAATTCCTCATTGCTTACCTCATAGCCTTTGTGTTCATCCCCTGGCCTACCACCTGGGGAGTGCCTCTGTTTATCTTAACCCTGGTTAAGGCGTTGATTATCCTCTTTTGCGCCGTAACTGTGGAAGCGGTCTTCCCACGCCTCAGGATAGACCAGGCGCTGGGATTTTACGCAAGAGTTTTGATAGCCGCTTCCTTTATGGCGATAGCATTCTCCACACTGGGGGTGTAATTGTATGATAAGAAGCAAGCTAAAACAATTATCAGTTGGAATTAAAGCCGGTAGGGTTACGCTGAAGTATCCCTTTGAGCCGCATCCTACTCCTCCCGGTTATCGTGGCAAGGTAACGATAAATGCGGAGAGATGCACGGGATGCGGCGGATGTGCCACGGTTTGCCCTGCTCGCCTAATAAAGATAACCGATATATCGCCTGAGTGGCGAATAATAAGGAGACATTTGGAGAGATGCATCCATTGCGGTAGATGCGCTGAGGCTTGCTCTGAAAGGGCAGTTGAGATGTCCTTAGAGTTTGAAAACGCGACTCCCGATAAGCATGACCTTTTGATTGAACAGAAGATATATATGGGGACCTGCAAGCGCTGTGGGCGCTGCTATGTCCCCTTCAGTGTTTTGGATAGGCATATGCAAATCGGCTTCAGAAAGGATGAGGATATAAATGGGATATAGTGAGACAGTTCTGAAGCTTATATCGTCTTTTTCCTTAGCGCTGATAATCACCTCCTTCGGAGCGGTTGTCACGAGGAACCTCCGCTATGCAACCTATATTTACGCTGTTCAGGCGCTTCTCTTGACCACGATTATCTCCCTATTCGCCACGGCATCTCCCACTCTTTTCCTTTGGGCAGCGGTAGCGTTCATCACCAAGTTCCTCATCATAACTTGGCTCCTTTTAAGCTTTATCAAGGGGATGCCGGAATATGAGGTAAAGGCAATTATCGGCTTCGCTCCCTCCGTTGTAATCGTCACCCTACTGGTCATCATCTTATATGAGATTACCCATAAATATGTCCATTTCCTTGCTCCCACAACACTCGCTACGGAGGAGCCCTTCCGCACGAATGTAGCGGTATCCCTTATCGTCTTCACGCTCGGTTTATACGGGATTCTTACCCGTAGGGATGCCTTCAAAACAGCGATTGGTCTTTGCCTTTTGGAAAACGGTGCCCATCTCTCCCTCGTAAGCCTCGCCCCCGGGCTGAGGGAAACGGTGATAATCGGAATTGTGACCGATGTCGTCCTGGGAGTTTATCTGCTCCTTTTTATAATCAGAGGCTTGAGGGAAGTAGCAGGTACCACCGATACTTATCATTTAACAGAATTACACTGGTGAAGAGGTGAAATATGGTCTGCACGAACGCTAACCTCATATTGATGTTGATTTTAGCTCCTCTTCCATTTTCTCTTGCTGTATTGCTTCTCCGCCGGTCGGAGATATTGAAAGAGCCACTAACAATCATCGGCTCTTTCATCCCGCTCGCTATATCCGTCCCCATTCTCCAGAGGGTTATGGATGAGGGATATATCTCCGCCTTCGGCAACGAGCTCCTTATAGACCATCTAAGCGCCATATTCCTATTGGGGATAAGCTTCGTCGGCTTTTTCGCTTCTATCTTCGCTCATAGGTATATGAGACAGCATCCTCTCATTGCCAGAGTGGGAGTTGAAATAGCTGAGAGACGCCTTGGCATTTTCTACAGCCTCTTCCTCTTTTTCCTATCCACTATGCTTTGGAGCGTGAGCACGAACAATATCATTATCCTTTGGGTTGCCATAGAAGCAACGACTATAGCCTCAGCCCTCTTGGTTTCTTTCTATTGGGATAGGAGAGCTTTAGAGGCCGGCTATAAATATCTTCTATTGCTCACCGTTGGTGTTACATTTTCCCTGTTTGGAGCAGTGATAATTTACGCTGCTTCCGCCCCCTATATAGCTCATGGCTCTCCTCTCTTGTTCACGAATATAAAAGAAGTTATTTCTAAGATTCCTGCTAGTATCATTTTGCTATCGGCGGTGTTGTTCACCGTGGGCTTTGGAACGAAAGCCGGGCTCGCTCCATTTCATCCCTGGCTACCAGATGCTCATGCTGAGGCGCCAACCCCCATTAGCGTTCTGCTCTCTGGAATTATGGTGGAAGTGGGGCTTTACGCTCTTTTGCGCACACTTGGTCTATTCCTCCCCGCTTATCCCGCTGTTGCTTCTACCCTTCTTGTTCTCGCCGTCTTTAGTATGCTCTTGGGAGCACTCCTGGCGATGGTGCAGAGCGACTTGAAGAGGCTTCTCGCTTATTCCAGCGTCAGCCAGATAGGGTATATAGCAATGGGCTTAGGAGTAGGAACCTATCTCGGCTATTATGGTGCTTTCTATCAATTGATAAGTCATATCCTCGCGAAATCTCTCCTATTTATGTGCGTCGGGGCGATAATATATTCCCTTGCCCTCCGCAATATTGAGGAATTGGGTGGCGTTGGCAAACACATGCCCATAACTATGGCTTGTTTCTTCATTGGTGCTTTTTCATTAAGCGGTATCCCTCCCCTCGCGGGATTCCTAAGCAAACTCACGCTTATAA from bacterium carries:
- a CDS encoding NADH-quinone oxidoreductase subunit C — its product is MAISVEQQILERFKEKATNVKSLPNRLFVDLPREYVREAVNIIFNELGARYEISVGTDARPIHGNFEILHFFAFDKDNFRVALRFKVPPDDPKIDSITPIIPGANWAEREFRDFIGVEPVGHPDPRRLVLPDDWPEGVHPLRKEVPYNYQPPATTGCEFKFKEPPPGATALPIGPFFPVLEEPIQFRLFIEGENVVGADHRGFYVHRGIEKLGESQLTYNQIPFLAERICGICGFTHSVCYCQTVEGAAGIEIPLPAKYVRSYCLEMERVHSHLLWLGLACHILGFDTLFMQFWRIREPIMWMAERITGNRKNYGMNLVGGTRRNIPEEIREELLRVIDKTEEETLELSKTLLNDSAFIVRTKEVGILTPEEVRLTGAIGPTARASGVDIDVRRDFPYAAYPYLKFDVIVLNGCDVLSRALVRVYETIESLKMMRQILKELPDGPTMVKIEEELPPYREFMSATESPRGEDFHYVMLGENNRPYRWKVRAPSYMNIPSVFWMFKPGTTIADAPITIGSVDPCVSCTERFEIIDRSTGESKFLSQKEMYEISRRGGRK
- a CDS encoding NADH-quinone oxidoreductase subunit H, which encodes MNYLQAGIVTILCILSAPLFDGIMRKWRARIHSRMGPPIHQTYLDLLKLFGKEDITRSPLAVLYIACIATATFVLALRGDIITFIYLLTASSICLVLYSLLMGNPFAVAGGSREVMMFVIVEPVMAAAFLSYAIKAQSFLISHIIAWSNVYGINISSIFAIIAMLLAMQAQMGKLPFDLAEAEQELVGGVFMEASGSTLALFKWGLALRQFLIAYLIAFVFIPWPTTWGVPLFILTLVKALIILFCAVTVEAVFPRLRIDQALGFYARVLIAASFMAIAFSTLGV
- a CDS encoding oxidoreductase, producing MVCTNANLILMLILAPLPFSLAVLLLRRSEILKEPLTIIGSFIPLAISVPILQRVMDEGYISAFGNELLIDHLSAIFLLGISFVGFFASIFAHRYMRQHPLIARVGVEIAERRLGIFYSLFLFFLSTMLWSVSTNNIIILWVAIEATTIASALLVSFYWDRRALEAGYKYLLLLTVGVTFSLFGAVIIYAASAPYIAHGSPLLFTNIKEVISKIPASIILLSAVLFTVGFGTKAGLAPFHPWLPDAHAEAPTPISVLLSGIMVEVGLYALLRTLGLFLPAYPAVASTLLVLAVFSMLLGALLAMVQSDLKRLLAYSSVSQIGYIAMGLGVGTYLGYYGAFYQLISHILAKSLLFMCVGAIIYSLALRNIEELGGVGKHMPITMACFFIGAFSLSGIPPLAGFLSKLTLIIATAQVHLWWLLILTLLTSLLTLFYAVRAAYTVFWGEEKSEVIKEAKEAPMSILFPILVFSILTFVLGVYPQILYPLLNSASLLAPFK
- a CDS encoding 4Fe-4S binding protein, with the translated sequence MIRSKLKQLSVGIKAGRVTLKYPFEPHPTPPGYRGKVTINAERCTGCGGCATVCPARLIKITDISPEWRIIRRHLERCIHCGRCAEACSERAVEMSLEFENATPDKHDLLIEQKIYMGTCKRCGRCYVPFSVLDRHMQIGFRKDEDINGI
- a CDS encoding NADH-quinone oxidoreductase subunit K, which translates into the protein MGYSETVLKLISSFSLALIITSFGAVVTRNLRYATYIYAVQALLLTTIISLFATASPTLFLWAAVAFITKFLIITWLLLSFIKGMPEYEVKAIIGFAPSVVIVTLLVIILYEITHKYVHFLAPTTLATEEPFRTNVAVSLIVFTLGLYGILTRRDAFKTAIGLCLLENGAHLSLVSLAPGLRETVIIGIVTDVVLGVYLLLFIIRGLREVAGTTDTYHLTELHW